Proteins from a genomic interval of Kitasatospora kifunensis:
- a CDS encoding alpha/beta hydrolase: protein MQHPQSQPIRTRAVLAGITALALSAALAACSSGSSKPAAAPKPGGNAAAVAPAAPASPGTPAAPSTTASSAPSADGKVVMPAGPAADLKKFRDTKAGPIMETTLAGKKSGVSGQVWVWLPPQYNDPKYAKFGFPVLTLYAGGQSNGYNTWAGTQLQIQEIDAQLAQQQQAHPFIMIMPVQNLTDVERKSLDCSDIPGQPKMGTWMSQDVPDFVRANFRTLKARDSWGLMGASSGADCSAKLAMQHPDLFKAAVAIDGDFKADSSLWKGHEAEQDANSPDKLISTSKADVKMLATVGGGGDASEISVVKKWVANAAAPTTVEYYEQPGGKHLTTDFGKMIPMTLEWLTKNLTGPESDS, encoded by the coding sequence CATCCGCAGTCGCAGCCCATACGCACCCGTGCCGTCCTGGCCGGTATCACCGCGCTCGCGCTGTCCGCCGCGCTGGCCGCCTGCAGTAGTGGCAGCAGCAAACCGGCCGCTGCGCCCAAGCCGGGCGGCAACGCGGCGGCGGTCGCCCCGGCCGCCCCGGCGTCCCCGGGCACCCCGGCCGCCCCGTCCACCACCGCCAGCAGCGCGCCGTCGGCGGACGGCAAGGTCGTGATGCCGGCCGGTCCGGCCGCCGACCTGAAGAAGTTCCGTGACACCAAGGCCGGGCCGATCATGGAGACCACCCTGGCGGGCAAGAAGTCCGGCGTCTCAGGGCAGGTCTGGGTCTGGCTGCCGCCGCAGTACAACGACCCGAAGTACGCCAAGTTCGGCTTCCCCGTGCTCACCCTCTACGCGGGCGGCCAGAGCAACGGCTACAACACCTGGGCGGGCACCCAGCTGCAGATCCAGGAGATCGACGCCCAACTCGCCCAACAGCAGCAGGCGCACCCCTTCATCATGATCATGCCGGTGCAGAACCTGACGGACGTCGAGCGCAAGTCCCTGGACTGCTCCGACATCCCGGGCCAGCCCAAGATGGGCACCTGGATGTCCCAGGACGTCCCGGACTTCGTCCGCGCCAACTTCCGCACCCTCAAGGCCCGCGACAGCTGGGGCCTGATGGGCGCCTCCAGCGGCGCCGACTGCAGCGCCAAGCTGGCCATGCAGCACCCCGACCTTTTCAAGGCCGCCGTGGCGATCGACGGCGACTTCAAGGCGGACTCCTCGCTCTGGAAGGGCCACGAGGCCGAGCAGGACGCCAACAGCCCCGACAAGCTGATCTCCACCAGCAAGGCCGACGTCAAGATGCTCGCCACCGTCGGCGGCGGCGGCGACGCCAGCGAGATCAGTGTGGTCAAGAAGTGGGTCGCCAACGCCGCCGCCCCGACCACCGTCGAGTACTACGAGCAGCCGGGCGGCAAACACCTCACCACGGACTTCGGGAAGATGATCCCGATGACCCTGGAGTGGCTCACCAAGAACCTCACCGGTCCCGAGAGCGACAGCTGA